A stretch of DNA from Candidatus Obscuribacterales bacterium:
ACCGCTACGAACTGATCGACGGAGAGGTGTTCGACTTGGAACCAACAGGCCTGCAGGTCGAAGTTGCAGCCTTCATAACAACGAAGATTTGTGTCCAAATCGACAGAGCAGATCTACCTTGGTTTGTCCTTCAGCGGGGACTGCTGCGCCCTTCTAACACTGCCATGACAGCATTTCGTCCTGATATCGCAGTCGTTGATCAAGATGAACTGACCCAAGAGCCGCTTTGGCATGACCAGTCAATCTTAACTCTAGGCACTTCGATTAAATTTGTGGCAGAAGTTGTGAGTAGCAACTGGCAAAATGATTATGCCCGTAAGCTTGAAGACTACGCAGCGTTAGGTATCCCAGAATATTGGATTGCAGACTACGCGGGATTGGGGGGAACTCGACATATCGGGAAACCCAAACAGCCCACCCTTTCTATCTGTACGCTAGTGGATGAAGAGTATGAAATTCAGCAGTTCCGAGGCAGTGAGATAATCGTCTCTCCAACCTTCCCAGAGTTGAGACTCATGGCTGAACAAGTCTTGAGGGCTAATAGGTGACGGTGCGGCATAACAACCCCAACGCAGCAGATGTACAGAAGCTGACAAAGAACTCGTAGATTCCCATTGATTCCAAGATTCACCCAAAACAGCCAACCACCCTAAGCTTCGAGCAGCTCAGCGATCGCTGCTTCAATCATCGCCGTTGCCTCCCGATTTCGGCCAGGGCCACCGGCATAATGCCCCCAAACCGAATCAATCACCCGCAGTTCTGCATTAGGCATCTGCGCCACCTCCAGCGCATTGTCCTCCGGTGTGAAATACAAATCCGTCGCACAAGGCATAATCAACGAACGAGCAGCGATCGCCCTAGCATGATGGGAAAGAAAGCTATTGCAGTACATCACCGACAGCAGGAAGATTCCTGATGCTGGCGGTTAACATCTATTGTGCTACATGGTGGATGGTTTGATCTTATTTGTTTCCAGAATTGCAACCACCTATACCTGCAACAGGCTTAACAACAGCAGTTTCTGCCATCAAAGGTCATCAGCACGTCCTCTATCTGTAGAGCCAGTCATACCTTCTACGCCATGATGGTGGACAAGGTAGCCATGGCGGCTGCGATCGCCCCTTCATCCAGTTCTGTATAGCTAAAGATAAACTCGTGACCGGGGTTCTCCCCCAGGTATTGGGGAGCGGCTGAGATCAGCCCAATGCCTACCTGCTCTGCCCGAGCGATCAGTTCTGCATCCGGGATGCTGGTCTGGAACCGCACCATCATGTGCAGCCCAGCATTTTCGCCCAAGATGGTGGCGCAATTCCCAAAATGCGTCTGCAATGCTGTCACCATGGTCTGCCGGCGCTGGTCGTAGAGCGATCGCATCCGGCGAATG
This window harbors:
- a CDS encoding Uma2 family endonuclease, yielding MTIAVDQAIHQKPLSLDEFLAHYGGDNRYELIDGEVFDLEPTGLQVEVAAFITTKICVQIDRADLPWFVLQRGLLRPSNTAMTAFRPDIAVVDQDELTQEPLWHDQSILTLGTSIKFVAEVVSSNWQNDYARKLEDYAALGIPEYWIADYAGLGGTRHIGKPKQPTLSICTLVDEEYEIQQFRGSEIIVSPTFPELRLMAEQVLRANR